TGCAGggctgttctaaaaatagctcaccagtaaATGGGGCATTCTAATTTCCTAGGAATATTAGTGATCATAGGAAGTTGTAAACAAGATATAGAAAGTGTTGCATATGCCTACCTTGTTTAATCACTTtttcaattgtgaaaaatcaatacGATGATCAGTGCCTTCATCTAGATAAAAGGATGTGGGGGCAGACCTTAGTACAAATTGTGGCTATTGTGTTGCTACACTGGAAGTCCTTCACATTAGTACCCAAGAAGCAACAGTTAGAAAAAAGTTGGTGCCCTCTGCTGTGGTGCTACTTGCACGCTAGCATTATTTTGTGACTTGGCTCAGTATTTTTGATACATCTTAAATGAATCCCAGCTTGTGTTTTGGTGACAGACAAGGAACAAGAACGACATTTTCTCCacaacttttattttaacagttgGTCTGTACAAAAAGTTTAGGAGGTTGGCGGCTGGATGGGCTGGCCTCTCTGCACGGACACTCGTGTGTGAGTCTTGGCCAGATGGTCAGTGAActcctgaaacaaaaaaatgtcagctttaATTAAGACTTGTTGCTCGACAAGTCGGCAATGAAACGAGCGCTGAGCCTTCAGACCTGGTAAGGAGACTTGGTGAAGACAGTCTCCTTCCAGAGGTCAGGGGTCAGGTAGCTGTAAGTCTTGGAGATTGCATCAAAGGTGGCCTTGGCTGGAGGAGCGAGAAGAATTCTTAAACCCAGTTCGAACAGTTTAGCCGCAGCAGCTTATTTAGAGAGAAGTGTCGCGTGCCGGTCCGAGGACCGGAAGAGACCCCAGCGAGTCTCTCGGCCGGAAATTACAAACGGCACTCGTTAAATGTATCTCCGGTTAACGACAACACCACCACAGGCAGGTGAAGCTGAGCAGAGTGAGGAGAAACAGCAGCTCCCGCACACACAACCCAAATTTAAAAAGCCTTCCCCAGCtgcagtggtacctcgacttgcAAGTAACCAAACTTAGGAGTTGAGTGttaaactgaacaaaaataattgtatgAACCCAGAAACTTACAAAAGTCtcctagcttcatgctaacaaagCAAAAAGCCATAGACATGCCAGCGAAACCAGCATCAACGTTTCGCAAAATcaagattaaaaatgtatttgaacacaagcagtTGCActtgctcacaggcatatattctgtgCTAAAAACTAATGTCGCAGTTCTGGTGCTACAACTTGTTTTtcatgtattatactgccccctgttggccaagcacaccagaatgagcggcacaatgcccattgaattatcacGACGCGCCTTTTAATACTTTACATTTAATTAGGTTTAGGTCTGCAGCTAACGATTTTGATAATCTTCCAATTATTTGATTCACTAATGAATTggattttgaaatatttttgaatttttcatttattttaaaagagacTTTCAAATTGACTACAGAAAATGCTAACTAATTGATTTGGATTTAGCTacggttttgtttttaaaacctttttttttggttacaaaGTAAgcgcaaatgtttgcaaataaaacaaagcagcctgctttcatggaggactacagcaagcggagaatatttactgttgagaggccaAAATTCTAAGCATTTGGAACATTTTTCAGTTAATCAAATgttattgtacatttttaagtacATCGCTAAGagtaccattaaaaaaaaaaacttttgttgaatggcatttccattgacTTGAACAAGGAAAGAGGATTGGGTCATAAAAACGATTCAACTCTGCAGTCGAGGCACCACTGGATATCGCAACCCCCCATAAACGGTCCTTCACTGTGGTCATAATTACCAAAGTTGCCGAGGGTGGCGGTGCAGCCCCTGGCGGAGGTGTAGCAGTCGTCAATTCCGGCCATCATGAGCAGCTTCTTGGGCACAGGAGCCGACACGATGCCGGTACCACGGGGCGCGGGGATGAGACGCACCAGCACCGAACCGCAGCGGCCCGTTACCTTGCAGGGCACCGTGTGGGGCTTGCCGATCTTGTTTCCCCAGTAGCCCCGTCTGACAGGCACGATGGACAGCTTGGCCAGGATGATGGCGCCTCGGATGGCGGTGGCCACCTCCTTGGAGCACTTGACTCCGAGGCCCACGTGCCCGTTGTAGTCACCGATGGCAACGAATGCCTGGAAAGACGAGCGACGCTCACTTCGGGAGCTCCATTGCGGGGAGAGTCACATCTGACCTCACCTTGAACCTGGTGCGCTGACCGGCCCTGGTCTGCTTCTGGACAGGCATGATCTTCAGCACCTCATCTTTCAGACCAGAACCTAAGAAGAAATCGATGATTTCAGACTCCTGGAAGGTGACAAAAGATGTTGGTTGTGATTAAAGTTTCTACATAGGAGCATaaagcatgaaaataaataaatgcatataaccaattaaaataaataaatgcatataaCCAGTCACGAAATTAAGTACACCTGATCATTTCAATTCAAGATGTCAATTTCTTCCCATAGAAGATCAGTACACTTAATTTGATTGTCCGATTTCTCTGTTAAACAATGCATTGAAACGCAGTGTATAGTGTTGAAAAGTTTCAGTGGTTACAGCGTGTGATGGGTATTTTCAGGCTTGAACTGTATagcattgttttttcttttgtattaaatattttctaGACATTCTTTTTGCCGGCAAACAGTTAAAATGCGAGCCATGCAGCCGAAAGAGACATACAAGTAGTCATTTTGGTTGAATGAGACCACAGACAATGAGGAGACATaatggcagaaagagaaaataaaaaaatatattcaagaaaaaaaaaaacacactctcTGTACTTGTAagtaagtaaatattttttttatgttcttgttttgagattttcactaaagaAAATATTGGTGGCAAAGTCATGCCTGAggagctttcacaaaaaggttgttttctgttttttttcttccagaaacagatttggctgaaagcagcctatatttgactgctgattactaaagaacggtataagCTCGAGAAACTTATTTTTTGTCCTGAAGAAAGACAGAGTCTAATCGTTCTATTGGTGGTTTTGGGGTTTACATCGTCAttgtacacaatattctgtggggcttgaaaaatgagtgaaattgctCCAAAACACCTGGCAGTCTAGGGGTTCCCTGCTTGCAGAGGTGTGGAACTccactgcactgcatcacagtTTAGTGGCTTTGTTTCGTTAGAAGCGAAGTTGGAAACGCCTCTTCATGATTCCAACGCAGTAACTCAATACTCAGCATTTTCAATTGtgttattaaacaaaaaaaaaaacacttgtacaGCTTTGTCAGTTTAACGTGCACAACCAAGAGCCAGATTTCAGCGACGTGAATGACGTTTGTCCCATAACTGTTCGAATGGCCAACTCAATGATCTTAAATGGCCATTACAATAGTCACTCAAGCCTAAGGCTTTTTAGCAAACCCTAATGAGGAGGCGTTTATTTCCTCAACTGGAACTCACCTTGATGGGCAGCGAGTAGAGATAGATCTCCTCCAGTGACTTGATCTTCACGTCCTTAACCAGGCGGCCCAGCTTGGTGACGGGCACCCACTAAAAAcgcaaaaaacaatgaaaaggaGTCCTTCTTCGTATATAGCGACGCGATTGGGCGCATTTAAGAGCGTCCAAAAAGCTCCACTCACTTCCTTGTCCTCGGCCTTGCCTCCCCGGGCACCGCGGCCTctcccacggcctctgccgcgtccaCGGCCCCGACCGCGGCCACGGTCACCAAAGCCTCCGCGAAAACCTCCTCTACCACCGGCGTCGTCCGCCATTTGCTGTGGAATAAAACGCCAGGCATTACACGAAGCCTAAACACGATCAAGGTCGGGCCCGCTTTCAAGTATTCGGGAATTTCACAGACTAATAAAACACGAGCGTCGCCGCCATATTCGGGAGTGCGACGACACAATTGTgtccaaaatgtattaaaacacacgTCAATATCATCGGCTACGCTAAATAATAATCTGTAACGACGTATTGTGGCAGCTGGTGATAGGATATGGAGGAGGATGTGTAAGATTTGGAAGGATTCTGCGTTCAAATGTGTGCACCACGTCGTACTTACGTGATCGCTAACACGAGAAGAAGGACGAGTTACGGGCCCGCCGGCTTTTACTCACACGAAACATCGCGAGATTTGGATACAAGCTCCCTACACATACTGCCCCGGAGCGGCAACTTTTCACTACAACGTCCCtgatttgtccatccatccattttctgagccgcttctcctcacgcgggcgtgctggagccaatcccagccatcatcgggcaggaggcgggtttcacccggaactggttgccagccaatcgcagggcacatacgaacaaacaaccagtcgcactcacattcatacctaagggCCATTGAGAGTTGTCtgtctttgtttctatgttttCTTATTCCCAAAGTCCTACTTTTCGCAAATACGGCTCACAAATCTGTCCAGATCTGTGTAAGTGAGCACTTCTTTGCcaagataatccatccacctcacaTATCGAGATTCTGATGAGACGCTATGATCATCGCACAGGCGTGCCTttggctgcccacaataaaaggccactcgaGCAGTTTGATCACACTGCACAACACATCAGCAGTCGCAAGAAGTTCTTGAAAAATgatacagtgtatatatttaatatatcaaAATGTTACTtcttatttcataaaaataaatgatggaaaaggtacatttgtttgcagtacagtttttctttttttttttacacttttttgaataaaaaagggGCGAAAAGACATTTCAGTTAATATTGACATCCCAAACTTTGAAGGTAAACATATTTTGCTTTcttaacaatgaaaataaatatttcaatttcaGTTTTTGAAAAATGACACTTTGTGTGAAAAATGTACTGTGTTTTTCTCCCCCCGTGATCCAACTTCCATTAGTCCATATAGTTGCATGTTTAGTAATccttgttttatttacaatatgaGCACGCAAATGTTACAAATTCACTCAGTTTAATGTGATGATCGACCGAGCTGCATATTCCAACACACGACATCAATTGAAATGAACACATTTAGAAACGCGGCAGCATGAATTGTTCTTCCCTCGACCGTCAGCCGTCGCTGCTGAATCTGGTCCGTGCGGATCTGGAGgtgccctcccccgagtcctcGTTCACCTTGTGCACCTCGTCCGTGACCTGCAGACTCTCGCATATTAGCCCCATTTGCCTCTTCATGTGCGCCATGGTGTTCTGCATCCTCCTCATCTTGCGCTGCAGGGCGGCGGCGATGGCCCCGTGGTTCCTGCTCTTAGCCTGGTACTGCAGCTTGAGCTCCATGTAGCAGTTGTGCTGCGCCCGCGTGCGGTGGCACAGCACGGTGCCGCAGCCCATGTGGCACTGCTGGCGCCAGTGCTCGCAGTGGCGCGCGTGAGTCTCCAGGTCGCGGCGGAGCAGCTGCGCCCGGCACCCGGCGTACGGGCAAGGTACCAGCTCGTACAAGCAGTTCAGGCTGTGGCAGTATTGCTCCGAGAGGGGAACTGTCGCCGCGCAGCCACGGATCTCGTTCTTACACTGGAAAAGATGAGGCACGCTCGACTTTACGTAACGAAATAATAGGACTAATGCATTTTAATAAGCACTTTTCAGGGCACTCAACGACGCTTTACGattgcaaagcaaaacaaatgtatttatatagcacatttcatacattt
This Phycodurus eques isolate BA_2022a chromosome 16, UOR_Pequ_1.1, whole genome shotgun sequence DNA region includes the following protein-coding sequences:
- the rps2 gene encoding 40S ribosomal protein S2 is translated as MADDAGGRGGFRGGFGDRGRGRGRGRGRGRGRGRGARGGKAEDKEWVPVTKLGRLVKDVKIKSLEEIYLYSLPIKESEIIDFFLGSGLKDEVLKIMPVQKQTRAGQRTRFKAFVAIGDYNGHVGLGVKCSKEVATAIRGAIILAKLSIVPVRRGYWGNKIGKPHTVPCKVTGRCGSVLVRLIPAPRGTGIVSAPVPKKLLMMAGIDDCYTSARGCTATLGNFAKATFDAISKTYSYLTPDLWKETVFTKSPYQEFTDHLAKTHTRVSVQRGQPIQPPTS
- the rnf151 gene encoding RING finger protein 151, whose amino-acid sequence is MTDADAPSQSGGYDVEQFVDTPDYDLICTICQGVLRCPVRAACHHVFCKKCILQWLKRQETCPCCRKPIHASMIFVMFKLSKSIGRMKIKCKNEIRGCAATVPLSEQYCHSLNCLYELVPCPYAGCRAQLLRRDLETHARHCEHWRQQCHMGCGTVLCHRTRAQHNCYMELKLQYQAKSRNHGAIAAALQRKMRRMQNTMAHMKRQMGLICESLQVTDEVHKVNEDSGEGTSRSARTRFSSDG